In a genomic window of Erigeron canadensis isolate Cc75 chromosome 5, C_canadensis_v1, whole genome shotgun sequence:
- the LOC122599313 gene encoding probable WRKY transcription factor 20 isoform X2, whose translation MQRSMATAAFSLETNSSSSRKTVDDNNSGFFEFRPHPQTTSIPQISSAGFQVSAGSNLQRGEPSSHYHNQNQNEPRSSSAANWEMVSPKEQSLAAQAYMSHEETNGPGKSKDLGPAIQVDRSSDDGYNWRKYGQKVVKGSEHPRSYYKCTHPNCEVKKIFERSYTGQITEIVYKGSHDHPKPQPSRRFSAGALMSSIQEENPEKVQYATYQAGLSANNGQNANLEAGGTPLQSPRQVNQDSMDEVDDDDDPYSKKRRTDFGTLDVTPVVKPIREPRVVVQTTSEVDILDDGYRWRKYGQKVVRGNPNPRSYYKCTSAGCTVRKHVERASHDPKAVITAYEGKHNHDVPVVKNNSHDFNALGNQRTRLEENDPICLDLVVGSKIPDQPQASNALHSQVHVSNSNFRKVVHWNDVYGPRENEVEGCNIDTNTLNHSSNPYPQNLGRILMGP comes from the exons ATGCAAAGGTCAATGGCCACTGCTGCATTCTCTTTAGAAacaaattcttcttcttctagaAAGACCGTTGATGATAATAACTCTGGGTTCTTTGAGTTCAGACCACACCCTCAAACTACGTCAATTCCACAAATTTCTTCTGCAGGATTTCAG GTATCTGCAGGTTCTAACCTTCAACGAGGTGAACCAAGTAGTcattatcataatcaaaatcaaaacgaGCCTCGTTCATCATCAGCAGCCAACTGGGAAATGGTATCACCAAAAGAACAAAGTCTTGCTGCACAAGCATACATGTCTCATGAGGAAACGAATGGACCGGGGAAGTCTAAGGATCTTGGGCCTGCAATCCAAGTTGACAGGTCATCAGATGATGGATATAACTGGCGAAAATATGGGCAGAAAGTTGTGAAAGGAAGTGAACATCCAAGAAGCTATTACAAGTGTACACATCCCAATTGTGAAGTGAAAAAGATTTTTGAACGCTCATATACCGGACAGATTACAGAAATTGTGTATAAGGGCTCACATGACCATCCCAAACCTCAACCTAGCCGCCGATTTAGTGCTGGGGCTCTTATGTCGTCGATACAGGAAGAAAATCCTGAAAAAGTTCAATACGCAACTTATCAAGCAG GCCTCTCTGCAAATAACGGCCAGAATGCTAACTTAGAGGCCGGTGGCACCCCTTTGCAATCTCCGAGACAAGTGAATCAAGACAGCATGGACgaggttgatgatgatgatgacccaTACTCTAAAAAGAG GCGTACAGATTTTGGTACCCTTGATGTAACTCCAGTGGTCAAGCCTATCCGTGAACCACGTGTAGTCGTCCAAACTACCAGCGAGGTTGATATACTGGATGATGGATATCGTTGGCGTAAATATGGCCAGAAAGTTGTCCGAGGCAATCCTAATCCTAG GAGTTATTACAAATGCACAAGTGCTGGATGTACAGTAAGAAAACATGTAGAGAGGGCATCCCACGATCCAAAGGCAGTCATAACTGCATATGAGGGAAAACATAATCATGATGTACCGGTGGTGAAAAATAATAGCCACGATTTTAATGCATTGGGAAATCAACGAACTAGATTAGAGGAAAATGATCCAATCTGTCTTGATCTTGTAGTTGGTAGTAAAATCCCAGATCAACCACAAGCATCTAATGCTCTCCACAGTCAAGTACAtgtttcaaattcaaatttcaGAAAGGTTGTTCACTGGAACGATGTTTATGGGCCTCGAGAAAATGAGGTTGAAGGCTGTAACATTGATACTAATACACTTAACCATTCTTCTAATCCATACCCACAAAATCTTGGAAGAATACTCATGGGGCCATAG
- the LOC122599314 gene encoding uncharacterized protein LOC122599314, whose amino-acid sequence MHALCTNLLIGKGNCKGRRTDVIHNEERPIMYRIRTRRRSLEDDDEELRQHHSRKWFYVLEIGDPSRDVIERIFRATATDTTRSSINIEQVLKLNNSRETLERFESFRECVKNKANNYEHCFKNPRNMVDGNEQLLFYGTKFTYCKRFRTSKICKDSDCSICNIIKSGFYTAKKKTGMWLTTSCQDFINANADANAETMNVKMAVIVCRVITGRVIDLLNSNYEGDFDSIGGVNSNQLFVKNPCAVLPCFIITLNCRYFC is encoded by the exons ATGCATGCATTGTGTACCAATTTGTTAATAGGCAAAGGGAATTGTAAAGGAAGAAGGACGGATGTGATTCATAATGAGGAAAGACCCATCATGTATAGAATTCGTACTCGGCGAAGGAGCttggaagatgatgatgaagaactCAGGCAACACCACTCTAGAAAATGGTTTTACG TACTAGAGATCGGGGACCCGTCAAGGGATGTCATCGAGAGGATCTTCAGAGCGACAGCAACAGACACCACAAGAAGTTCTATCAACATAGAGCAAGTCCTTAAGCTGAATAACTCAAGGGAAACTCtagaaagatttgaaagtttcaGAGAGTGTGTCAAAAACAAAGCTAATAATTATGAGCATTGTTTCAAGAATCCAAGAAACATGGTGGATGGAAACGAGCAGTTACTGTTCTACGGTACAAAATTTACCTATTGCAAGCGTTTCAGAACATCCAAGATTTGTAAAGACTCCGATTGCAGCATCTGCAACATAATAAAATCAGGTTTTTACACTGCAAAGAAGAAAACAGGAATGTGGTTGACAACAAGTTGCCAAGATTTTATCAATGCTAATGCAGATGCGAATGCTGAGACGATGAATGTAAAAATGGCTGTCATAGTTTGTCGCGTAATTACTGGAAGAGTTATTGATTTGCTGAATAGTAACTACGAAGGTGACTTTGACTCTATCGGAGGAGTAaactcaaaccaattgtttgTAAAAAATCCATGTGCAGTTTTACCTTGCTTTAT
- the LOC122599454 gene encoding uncharacterized protein LOC122599454 yields the protein MESPQSVVSPFKTSSFHPEPEKHNLADFRKSQSCVSKKTDPSLGVLEVYVHQARDIQNICIYHKQDVYAKISLTSNPEKSVTTQTINGGGQNPVFNENLYINVPTVDGSLKCEIFMLSRVRNYLQDQLLGFALIPISDIIIKKEEREKEFTLSSSDVFHSPSGFVQLSLSYNGVSPDVIVVSPPVQPSESDMPDQSEFSKLEFPDPKTANENERMVSEYFGMSSESLVSSDTDDQASSENGAPFGLDHAKPDSPPASVSTNGSQCASGSVASTESFDSDKNLKTNGSQCASGPAASAESSYSDKNLKSGNQESVSPPKDKPVEGGSVGDSVDQLKVNIEHDQKVVQQDFVDLYMKSMQQFTESLAKMKLPLEMENEKQTSSGNSSSGQNTQTPEGTRPRVFYGSRAFF from the coding sequence ATGGAATCTCCTCAATCTGTTGTATCACCATTTAAGACGTCATCATTCCATCCTGAGCCCGAAAAgcataatcttgctgatttcaGAAAAAGCCAAAGTTGTGTATCAAAGAAAACCGATCCATCCCTTGGTGTTCTTGAGGTTTACGTTCACCAAGCTAGAGATATTCAAAACATATGCATTTACCACAAACAAGATGTTTATGCCAAAATTTCTCTCACTAGCAACCCTGAAAAGTCCGTCACAACACAGACAATAAACGGTGGTGGACAAAATCCTGTCTTCAATGAAAACCTTTATATCAATGTACCCACAGTTGATGGTTCACTAAAATGTGAAATATTTATGTTGAGCCGGGTTAGAAATTATCTTCAAGATCAATTGCTTGGATTTGCATTGATCCCAATTTCTGATATTATTATCAAGAAAGAGGAACGCGAAAAGGAATTCACATTGTCTTCAAGTGATGTTTTCCACTCACCTTCCGGGTTTGTTCAGCTTTCGCTGTCATACAATGGAGTGTCACCGGATGTGATTGTTGTTTCACCTCCAGTGCAGCCATCTGAGTCCGACATGCCTGACCAATCAGAGTTCAGTAAACTGGAGTTCCCAGATCCCAAAACGGCGAATGAAAATGAGAGGATGGTGTCGGAATATTTTGGGATGAGCTCAGAAAGTTTAGTCTCGTCTGATACAGATGATCAGGCGAGCTCAGAAAATGGTGCACCCTTTGGGTTGGACCATGCTAAGCCTGACTCACCCCCGGCTAGTGTGTCAACAAATGGATCCCAATGTGCTTCGGGTTCAGTTGCAAGCACTGAATCTTTTGATTCCGATAAAAACTTGAAAACCAATGGATCTCAATGTGCTTCGGGACCTGCTGCAAGTGCTGAATCTTCTTATTCCGATAAAAACTTGAAATCTGGAAATCAAGAATCTGTGTCACCCCCAAAAGATAAACCGGTTGAAGGTGGTTCGGTTGGTGATTCAGTAGACCAGTTGAAAGTGAACATTGAGCACGATCAAAAAGTGGTTCAGCAAGATTTTGTGGATCTATACATGAAGAGTATGCAGCAGTTTACCGAGTCGTTGGCCAAGATGAAGTTGCCATTGGAGATGGAAAATGAGAAGCAGACGAGTTCAGGGAACTCTAGCTCGGGTCAGAACACGCAAACACCAGAAGGGACCCGGCCACGTGTGTTTTACGGGAGTAGAGCGTTCTTTTGA
- the LOC122599313 gene encoding probable WRKY transcription factor 20 isoform X1 gives MDDHHHQQHSSHSHSHSTSNAGIRSATTSAAAVSAGGGAKYKLMSPAKLPISRSTCITIPPGLSPSSFLESPVLLTNIKAEPSPTTGSFFNSTLMQRSMATAAFSLETNSSSSRKTVDDNNSGFFEFRPHPQTTSIPQISSAGFQVSAGSNLQRGEPSSHYHNQNQNEPRSSSAANWEMVSPKEQSLAAQAYMSHEETNGPGKSKDLGPAIQVDRSSDDGYNWRKYGQKVVKGSEHPRSYYKCTHPNCEVKKIFERSYTGQITEIVYKGSHDHPKPQPSRRFSAGALMSSIQEENPEKVQYATYQAGLSANNGQNANLEAGGTPLQSPRQVNQDSMDEVDDDDDPYSKKRRTDFGTLDVTPVVKPIREPRVVVQTTSEVDILDDGYRWRKYGQKVVRGNPNPRSYYKCTSAGCTVRKHVERASHDPKAVITAYEGKHNHDVPVVKNNSHDFNALGNQRTRLEENDPICLDLVVGSKIPDQPQASNALHSQVHVSNSNFRKVVHWNDVYGPRENEVEGCNIDTNTLNHSSNPYPQNLGRILMGP, from the exons ATGGATGACCATCACCACCAACAACATTCTTCTCACTCTCATTCCCACTCCACTTCCAATGCCGGTATCAGATCCGCCACAACCTCCGCCGCCGCCGTCTCCGCCGGCGGTGGTGCTAAATATAAGCTCATGTCTCCGGCTAAATTACCTATTTCTAGGTCCACCTGTATCACTATACCTCCTGGCCTTAGCCCTAGCTCCTTCCTTGAATCTCCTGTTTTATTAACTAACATTAAG GCTGAGCCATCACCAACAAcgggttctttctttaattcTACACTGATGCAAAGGTCAATGGCCACTGCTGCATTCTCTTTAGAAacaaattcttcttcttctagaAAGACCGTTGATGATAATAACTCTGGGTTCTTTGAGTTCAGACCACACCCTCAAACTACGTCAATTCCACAAATTTCTTCTGCAGGATTTCAG GTATCTGCAGGTTCTAACCTTCAACGAGGTGAACCAAGTAGTcattatcataatcaaaatcaaaacgaGCCTCGTTCATCATCAGCAGCCAACTGGGAAATGGTATCACCAAAAGAACAAAGTCTTGCTGCACAAGCATACATGTCTCATGAGGAAACGAATGGACCGGGGAAGTCTAAGGATCTTGGGCCTGCAATCCAAGTTGACAGGTCATCAGATGATGGATATAACTGGCGAAAATATGGGCAGAAAGTTGTGAAAGGAAGTGAACATCCAAGAAGCTATTACAAGTGTACACATCCCAATTGTGAAGTGAAAAAGATTTTTGAACGCTCATATACCGGACAGATTACAGAAATTGTGTATAAGGGCTCACATGACCATCCCAAACCTCAACCTAGCCGCCGATTTAGTGCTGGGGCTCTTATGTCGTCGATACAGGAAGAAAATCCTGAAAAAGTTCAATACGCAACTTATCAAGCAG GCCTCTCTGCAAATAACGGCCAGAATGCTAACTTAGAGGCCGGTGGCACCCCTTTGCAATCTCCGAGACAAGTGAATCAAGACAGCATGGACgaggttgatgatgatgatgacccaTACTCTAAAAAGAG GCGTACAGATTTTGGTACCCTTGATGTAACTCCAGTGGTCAAGCCTATCCGTGAACCACGTGTAGTCGTCCAAACTACCAGCGAGGTTGATATACTGGATGATGGATATCGTTGGCGTAAATATGGCCAGAAAGTTGTCCGAGGCAATCCTAATCCTAG GAGTTATTACAAATGCACAAGTGCTGGATGTACAGTAAGAAAACATGTAGAGAGGGCATCCCACGATCCAAAGGCAGTCATAACTGCATATGAGGGAAAACATAATCATGATGTACCGGTGGTGAAAAATAATAGCCACGATTTTAATGCATTGGGAAATCAACGAACTAGATTAGAGGAAAATGATCCAATCTGTCTTGATCTTGTAGTTGGTAGTAAAATCCCAGATCAACCACAAGCATCTAATGCTCTCCACAGTCAAGTACAtgtttcaaattcaaatttcaGAAAGGTTGTTCACTGGAACGATGTTTATGGGCCTCGAGAAAATGAGGTTGAAGGCTGTAACATTGATACTAATACACTTAACCATTCTTCTAATCCATACCCACAAAATCTTGGAAGAATACTCATGGGGCCATAG
- the LOC122602142 gene encoding protein TORNADO 1: MALNKSLQDLQWLFQSIQNESFNLQNISFHLLQPTSCCYQESYESIHINISSDAHFHFSEILSLLASSSNTRLSLQNLEFYQVEWELEEVKSLEVLLDGSSNVKQLVFKKNKLNAECMEVLAKILKRNDVIKEMMISESRIGSYGASLIASALKVNTCLEELQIWEDSIGSRGAEELSKMIESNSTLKLLTIFDSSSITATPLISAVLARNRSMEVHIWSGKYNNNTSSKVVEFAPESNTLRIYRLNISGACRVVCALGWNTTVKTLDLTGIRLRSRWAKEFRWVLEQNRSLKEVNLSKTSLKNKGVVYVAAGLFKNRSLETLHLDGNRFNGVGVEHLLCPLTRFSTVQIQANITLKSITFGGKKTKIRRNGLIAILQMLSTNQTVTRLGIYDDQSLSPQDIIRIFVTLQKNASLKRLSLQGCKGVDGDLVLKAIMETLHVNPWIEEIDLARTPLQNSGKSEEIHLKLGQNAISEPEVEVDLLKDMPMTVPKSCRIFICGQDFAGKTTLCNSISKNFSSSNVPYIEQVRTLVNPVEQAIRTTGMKVKTLQDEDTKFSIWNLGGQQEFFSFHDLMFPGHGSASSFVIVSSLFRKPNNKEPKSPSELEEDLQYWLRFIVSNSKRADQQCMLPHVTVVLTHCDKIDQMSPDFQNTVNAVQRIRDRFHGYVDFYPTVFTVDSRSSASVSKLTHHLRKTSKTVLQRVPRVYELCNDLITILSEWRSENHDKPAMKWKEFSDLCQIRVPSLRVQSRNNQIVNKVEMRRKAVATCLHHIGEVIYFEELGFLILDFQWFCGEVLGQLVKLHVRNPGNEQSNRGFVSRKELEKILRGCLQSHVPGMGSKIFENLDASDLVNMMLKLELCYKQDPSNPESMLLIPSFLEESRTRTPRWPLITSDCIFGGRHLECHDSSHMFLTPGFFPRLQVHLHNKIIGLNSQHGATYNLEKYLILININGVHIRIELGGQLGYYVDVLACSSKNLTETLKLFRELIYPAIQSLCHGVTLTENVLRPECVKNLTPPRYRKSQFVPLPQLKQALLSVPADSMYDYQHTWSPVSDSGRTILRAGFDYARDLLSDDDFREVLHRRYHDLYNLAVELQVPTENNSDETNRPQEDEIGKIDPSFAGIAKGVEEVIQRLKIIEQEIRDVKQEIQGLRYYEHRLLTELHRKVNYLTNYNVHMEERKVPNMFYFVKTENYSRRLVTNMISGMTALRLHMLCEFKGEMHVIEDQLGCEMMQIDNRAVMSLAPYMKGFMKLLTFALKIGAHVAAGMGEMIPDLSREVAHLAGNPLVYGAAGAAAAGVVGAAAVGGNRGRSTDIQQDMKAAQQWVVDFLREKGCSTGKDIAEKFGLWRVRYTDNGQIAWVCRRHMYTRSNEIVEVPM; encoded by the exons ATGGCATTAAACAAAAGCTTGCAAGATCTTCAATGGCTTTTCCAATCAATTCAAAATGAAAGTTTTAACCTTCAAAATATTTCTTTCCATCTTTTACAACCAACTTCATGTTGTTATCAAGAAAGTTATGAATCCATTCATATAAACATTTCTAGTGACgcacattttcatttttcagaAATCCTTTCACTCCTAGCATCATCTTCAAATACCCGTCTTTCGTTACAAAATCTTGAGTTTTACCAAGTTGAATGGGAGTTGGAAGAAGTAAAGAGCCTCGAGGTTCTGCTTGATGGTTCTTCGAATGTAAAACAGCTTGTGTTCAAGAAAAACAAGCTAAATGCCGAATGCATGGAAGTACTGGCGAAAATATTGAAAAGAAATGATGTGAttaaagagatgatgatttCTGAATCAAGAATTGGTTCATATGGAGCTAGTTTAATTGCTTCAGCGTTAAAGGTGAATACTTGTTTAGAGGAGTTACAAATATGGGAGGATTCAATAGGATCAAGAGGGGCAGAAGAGCTCTCAAAAATGATCGAATCAAATTCGACGTTGAAGTTGTTGACTATATTTGACTCAAGTTCAATCACAGCCACACCATTGATATCTGCAGTGCTAGCTAGAAACAGATCCATGGAAGTTCATATATGGAGTGGAAAATATAATAACAACACCAGCTCAAAAGTCGTTGAATTTGCACCCGAGAGTAACACACTACGAATATACCGGCTAAACATTTCAGGGGCATGCAGGGTGGTTTGTGCTCTAGGGTGGAACACAACTGTCAAAACACTTGACCTGACTGGGATCAGGTTAAGATCCAGGTGGGCAAAGGAGTTCAGGTGGGTTCTTGAACAGAATCGGAGTCTAAAAGAAGTTAACCTCTCAAAAACAAGCTTAAAAAACAAGGGTGTTGTTTATGTTGCAGCCGGACTTTTCAAGAACCGGAGCTTGGAAACCTTGCATTTAGATGGTAACCGGTTTAATGGGGTTGGTGTAGAACACTTACTTTGCCCATTAACACGATTTTCCACTGTTCAAATTCAAGCTAATATAACATTAAAGTCGATAACTTTTGGAGGGAAAAAAACCAAGATACGTAGGAACgggttgattgcaattttgcaAATGCTAAGCACTAATCAAACTGTAACAAGATTGGGCATCTATGATGACCAAAGTTTAAGTCCACAAGATATAATCAGAATCTTTGTGACTTTGCAGAAAAATGCTAGTTTGAAACGATTGTCATTGCAAGGCTGCAAAggggttgatggtgatttagtGTTAAAGGCAATAATGGAGACTTTACATGTCAATCCTTGGATTGAGGAGATTGATCTTGCAAGAACCCCACTGCAGAATTCAGGAAAATCAGAAGAAATACATCTAAAATTGGGTCAAAACGCGATATCCGAACCTGAAGTTGAAGTTGATTTGCTTAAGGATATGCCCATGACCGTGCCCAAGAGCTGCAGAATCTTCATTTGTGGGCAAGATTTTGCAG GAAAAACAACACTATGTAATTCCATATCGAAGAACTTCTCTTCTTCAAATGTTCCTTACATCGAACAAGTTAGAACTCTTGTAAATCCAGTTGAGCAAGCGATTAGAACGACAGGAATGAAAGTAAAAACATTGCAGGATGAAGATACAAAGTTTTCAATATGGAATCTGGGAGGTCAACAGGAGTTCTTCTCCTTTCATGATCTCATGTTTCCAGGCCACGGAAGTGCTTCGTCTTTTGTGATTGTTTCCAGCTTGTTTCGAAAGCCAAACAACAAAGAGCCAAAATCGCCATCAGAGTTGGAAGAAGACCTTCAATATTGGCTCAGGTTCATAGTTTCTAACTCAAAAAGGGCAGATCAACAGTGCATGCTACCCCATGTAACAGTAGTGCTAACACACTGCGACAAAATCGACCAAATGTCACCGGATTTCCAAAATACAGTAAATGCTGTTCAAAGAATAAGAGATAGATTCCACGGGTACGTTGACTTTTATCCAACAGTATTCACAGTTGACTCGAGATCATCTGCATCTGTGAGTAAACTTACACATCACCTCAGGAAAACCAGTAAAACTGTTCTGCAGAGAGTCCCTAGAGTTTATGAGCTTTGCAATGATCTCATAACAATATTATCAGAATGGAGATCAGAGAATCATGATAAACCGGCGATGAAGTGGAAAGAGTTCAGTGATTTGTGCCAAATTAGAGTCCCATCTCTAAGAGTTCAATCAAGAAACAATCAGATAGTAAATAAAGTGGAGATGCGGAGAAAGGCGGTTGCAACATGTCTACATCATATTGGAGAGGTGATATATTTTGAAGAATTAGGATTCTTGATATTGGATTTTCAGTGGTTTTGTGGTGAGGTGCTTGGTCAGCTTGTGAAGTTACATGTTAGAAATCCGGGCAATGAACAAAGTAACAGGGGATTTGTGAGCAGGAAAGAGTTAGAGAAGATTCTGAGAGGGTGTTTACAAAGTCATGTTCCGGGAATGGGATCAAAGATTTTTGAGAACTTGGATGCTAGTGATCTTGTGAATATGATGCTAAAACTTGAACTCTGTTATAAACAAGATCCATCTAATCCAGAATCTATGTTACTGATTCCTTCTTTTCTTGAAGAAAGCAGAACAAGAACTCCAAGATGGCCGTTAATCACATCCGATTGTATCTTTGGAGGAAGGCATCTCGAATGCCATGATTCGAGCCACATGTTCCTCACCCCAGGCTTCTTTCCAAGATTACAg GTTCACCTACACAATAAAATTATTGGACTCAATAGCCAACATGGAGCAACTTACAATCTAGAGAAATACCTCATCTTGATAAACATAAATGGGGTTCATATCAGAATCGAGCTGGGAGGACAGCTCGGATACTATGTTGACGTGCTTGCTTGCTCTAGCAAAAATCTAACCGAAACCCTTAAGCTCTTTCGGGAGCTTATATACCCAGCCATCCAAAGCCTTTGTCATGGGGTGACATTAACGGAAAACGTCCTTCGTCCAGAATGTGTCAAAAATCTTACACCCCCTCGATATCGCAAATCCCAATTTGTACCTCTCCCTCAGTTAAAACAAGCTTTGCTCTCAGTTCCAGCAGATTCTATGTACGATTATCAACATACATGGAGTCCAGTTTCTGACTCAGGTCGGACAATATTGAGAGCTGGGTTTGATTATGCTCGGGATTTACTATCGGATGATGACTTCAGAGAAGTACTTCATAGAAGGTATCATGACCTTTACAACCTAGCTGTGGAATTACAAGTGCCTACAGAGAACAACTCGGATGAAACAAATCGCCCTCAAGAAGATGAAATAGGAAAAATTGACCCGTCATTTGCTGGGATTGCTAAAGGAGTGGAAGAGGTAATTCAGAGACTCAAGATCATTGAGCAGGAAATCAGAGATGTAAAACAAGAAATCCAAGGGCTGAGATACTATGAACATAGACTCTTGACAGAGCTTCATCGAAAAGTTAATTACCTAACTAATTATAATGTTCATATGGAAGAAAGAAAGGTaccaaatatgttttattttgtgaAAACCGAAAACTACTCTAGAAGATTAGTCACAAATATGATATCTGGGATGACTGCACTTCGGCTTCACATGTTGTGTGAATTCAAAGGAGAAATGCACGTCATAGAGGACCAACTTGGCTGTGAAATGATGCAAATAGATAACAGAGCAGTTATGTCTTTAGCTCCATACATGAAAGGTTTCATGAAGCTGTTGACATTTGCATTAAAAATTGGTGCTCACGTAGCCGCAGGAATGGGGGAGATGATACCAGATTTGAGCCGAGAAGTGGCACATTTGGCAGGAAATCCACTTGTTTATGGAGCTGCAGGTGCTGCAGCAGCAGGAGTGGTAGGGGCGGCAGCAGTTGGAGGAAATAGAGGGCGGTCAACCGACATTCAGCAAGATATGAAAGCAGCACAGCAGTGGGTTGTGGATTTTCTAAGGGAAAAGGGGTGCTCTACGGGAAAAGATATTGCTGAGAAGTTTGGATTATGGAGAGTTAGATATACGGATAATGGTCAGATTGCTTGGGTTTGCAGACGTCATATGTATACAAGATCCAATGAAATAGTCGAAGTGCCTATGTGA